Proteins from a single region of Streptomyces glaucescens:
- a CDS encoding NlpC/P60 family protein yields the protein MASHRRPKQPSRARVTVLTTAAAAAVALGSQAAQAAPTEKPSKDEVKAKVDKLYEQAEQATEKYNGAKEKQEKLQKEISTIQDNVARGQEEVNELREGLGSMASAQYRSGGIDPSLQLFLSADPDDYLDKASTLDQLSGQQVEALKKIQEKQRELAQQRAEASEKLKDLSSTRTELGKKKQEVQGKLAEAQKLLNTLTAQEKAALAAEEERASRSSAERVDLGNAAPASGRAMAAFQAAQSKIGSPYVYGATGPSSFDCSGLTSWAFAQAGVAIPRISQDQANAGTRIYSQSDLKVGDLVIFYGDLHHVGFYAGNGQVLHAPRTGTVVRYESINNMPFQFGVRI from the coding sequence GTGGCGTCCCACCGTCGACCCAAGCAGCCCAGTCGCGCCCGTGTGACCGTGCTGACCACCGCAGCGGCAGCTGCCGTCGCCCTCGGCTCCCAGGCCGCCCAAGCGGCACCGACCGAGAAGCCGAGCAAGGACGAGGTGAAGGCGAAGGTCGACAAGCTCTACGAGCAGGCCGAGCAGGCCACCGAGAAGTACAACGGGGCCAAGGAGAAGCAGGAGAAGCTCCAGAAGGAGATCTCCACCATCCAGGACAACGTCGCCCGTGGCCAGGAAGAGGTCAACGAGCTGCGTGAGGGCCTGGGTTCGATGGCCAGCGCCCAGTACCGGTCCGGCGGCATCGACCCCTCGCTCCAGCTCTTCCTCTCCGCCGACCCGGACGACTACCTCGACAAGGCCTCCACGCTCGACCAGCTCAGCGGCCAGCAGGTCGAGGCGCTGAAGAAGATCCAGGAGAAGCAGCGCGAACTCGCCCAGCAGCGCGCCGAGGCCTCCGAGAAGCTGAAGGACCTCTCCTCCACCCGCACCGAACTGGGCAAGAAGAAGCAGGAAGTCCAGGGCAAGCTCGCCGAGGCGCAGAAGCTGCTCAACACCCTCACCGCGCAGGAGAAGGCGGCGCTCGCCGCCGAGGAGGAGCGCGCCAGCCGGTCCTCCGCCGAGCGCGTGGACCTCGGCAACGCCGCCCCGGCCTCCGGTCGCGCGATGGCCGCCTTCCAGGCCGCCCAGAGCAAGATCGGCTCGCCGTACGTGTACGGCGCCACCGGCCCCTCCTCGTTCGACTGCTCGGGCCTGACCTCCTGGGCCTTCGCCCAGGCCGGCGTCGCCATCCCGCGCATCTCCCAGGACCAGGCCAACGCGGGCACCAGGATCTACTCCCAGTCGGACCTCAAGGTCGGCGACCTGGTCATCTTCTACGGCGACCTGCACCACGTCGGCTTCTACGCGGGCAACGGCCAGGTGCTGCACGCCCCGCGCACCGGCACGGTCGTGCGCTACGAGTCGATCAACAACATGCCGTTCCAGTTCGGCGTCCGGATCTGA
- a CDS encoding NYN domain-containing protein translates to MVETRGGGPDDGAAEVLDRPLPEGVRRRVVQIVADGFGGLTVAELPAQLRQYARFAPNRRAKFAGNAMAAALETDPLFRQRIGEKFREGAPELAGALDSGSPPPAADPLDVAAAAYVLRPPGWVKLVTAAGEEAQRADAERADEESRAELERLRAELAAARAQTRTETERLRAELDGARKEAESLHRKLRAALSDVKRGEAALRKARGEIEAVRSEGHAQVSAAESEVRRLKARLGEAEAALEATRRAAREGRSVEDMRVRLLLDTLLDATQGLRRELALPPVSVRPAETVDAVEPGRMTPKDIAARALSENDPAILDQLLALPQAHLVVDGYNVTKTGYPQMPLEKQRLRLLGQLSQLAAQTGAEVTCVFDGAELAAPVLLAPPRGVRVLFSKPGVTADELIRQLVRAEPPGRPVIVVSTDREVADGVARAGARPVASAVLLKRLS, encoded by the coding sequence ATGGTGGAGACACGAGGCGGGGGGCCGGACGACGGCGCCGCTGAGGTGCTCGACCGTCCGCTGCCCGAGGGCGTGCGCCGCCGGGTCGTCCAGATCGTCGCGGACGGGTTCGGCGGGCTGACCGTGGCGGAACTGCCCGCGCAGCTACGGCAGTACGCCCGGTTCGCCCCGAACCGCCGGGCCAAGTTCGCCGGCAACGCGATGGCCGCGGCCCTGGAGACCGACCCGTTGTTCCGGCAGCGCATCGGCGAGAAGTTCAGAGAGGGCGCGCCGGAACTCGCCGGCGCCCTCGACTCCGGCTCGCCGCCGCCGGCCGCGGACCCGCTCGACGTGGCGGCCGCGGCCTACGTGCTGCGGCCCCCCGGCTGGGTCAAGCTGGTGACCGCCGCGGGCGAGGAGGCCCAGCGCGCCGACGCCGAACGCGCCGACGAGGAGAGCCGGGCCGAACTGGAACGGCTGCGCGCCGAACTCGCCGCCGCCCGCGCGCAGACCCGCACCGAGACCGAGCGGCTGCGCGCCGAACTGGACGGTGCCCGCAAGGAAGCCGAATCGCTTCACCGCAAGCTGCGGGCCGCGCTCAGCGACGTCAAGCGCGGCGAGGCGGCGCTGCGCAAGGCGCGCGGCGAGATCGAGGCCGTCCGCTCGGAGGGACACGCCCAGGTGTCCGCCGCCGAGAGCGAGGTGCGGCGGCTCAAGGCGCGGCTGGGGGAGGCGGAGGCCGCCCTGGAGGCCACCCGTCGGGCCGCCCGCGAGGGACGCAGCGTCGAGGACATGCGGGTCCGGCTGCTGCTCGACACCCTGCTGGACGCCACCCAGGGGCTGCGCCGCGAACTCGCGCTGCCGCCGGTGTCGGTGCGGCCGGCCGAGACCGTGGACGCGGTGGAGCCGGGACGCATGACCCCGAAGGACATCGCCGCGCGGGCCCTGTCGGAGAACGATCCGGCCATCCTCGACCAGCTGCTGGCCCTTCCGCAGGCCCACCTCGTCGTCGACGGCTACAACGTCACCAAGACCGGCTATCCGCAGATGCCCCTGGAGAAGCAGCGCCTGCGGCTGCTCGGGCAGCTCTCCCAGCTCGCCGCGCAGACCGGCGCGGAGGTCACCTGTGTCTTCGACGGGGCCGAGCTGGCCGCGCCGGTGCTGCTGGCGCCGCCGCGCGGGGTGCGGGTGCTCTTCTCCAAGCCGGGCGTCACCGCCGACGAGCTGATCCGTCAGCTCGTACGCGCCGAACCGCCGGGCCGTCCGGTCATCGTGGTCTCCACCGACCGGGAGGTCGCCGACGGGGTGGCGCGGGCCGGTGCCCGGCCCGTGGCTTCCGCGGTACTTCTCAAGCGACTGTCCTGA
- a CDS encoding rhomboid family intramembrane serine protease, with the protein MTLCCVIFLIGPASGLNPSYGTGDALLAAQRAYFRHWGVVPVELFEGSPRAALTPATALFVHGSWVHLLGNMLFFYVFGVMTEERMGRLQFTLFYLGCGCLALLGYACANSGSGQSLVGASGAISAVLGAFLFLFPRARVTSLLPFLFFLPLRFPAWLVLPFWAALQWLAAGRASHGPGVAYLAHLIGFALGLLFAWARFGPATRVKAAPAPAPEGENQP; encoded by the coding sequence ATGACCCTGTGCTGCGTGATCTTCCTGATCGGCCCCGCCTCGGGGCTCAATCCGTCCTACGGCACCGGCGACGCGCTGCTCGCCGCCCAGCGGGCCTACTTCCGGCACTGGGGCGTCGTCCCCGTGGAACTGTTCGAAGGGTCCCCCCGGGCGGCCCTCACCCCGGCCACGGCCCTGTTCGTGCACGGCAGCTGGGTCCACCTGCTCGGCAACATGCTCTTCTTCTACGTCTTCGGGGTGATGACCGAGGAGCGGATGGGCCGATTGCAGTTCACCCTCTTCTACCTCGGCTGCGGCTGTCTCGCGCTGCTCGGCTACGCGTGCGCCAACTCCGGCTCCGGGCAGTCACTGGTCGGGGCGTCCGGGGCGATCTCGGCCGTGCTCGGCGCGTTCCTCTTCCTCTTCCCGCGCGCCCGGGTGACCAGCCTGCTGCCGTTCCTGTTCTTCCTGCCGCTGCGCTTCCCGGCGTGGCTCGTGCTGCCGTTCTGGGCGGCGCTCCAGTGGCTGGCGGCGGGGCGGGCCAGTCACGGCCCGGGAGTGGCGTACCTGGCCCACCTGATCGGCTTCGCGCTGGGCCTGCTCTTCGCGTGGGCCCGGTTCGGGCCTGCGACTAGAGTGAAGGCCGCCCCAGCTCCGGCACCCGAGGGAGAGAACCAGCCGTGA
- a CDS encoding Lrp/AsnC family transcriptional regulator: MITAIVLIKTSVDRIPEIAESIAALENVSEVFSVTGTYDLIAMVRVKEHEDLAEVIPGRISKIPGVEATDTHVAFRTYSQHDLEAAFAIGLDN; the protein is encoded by the coding sequence GTGATCACCGCGATCGTCCTCATCAAGACCAGCGTGGACCGGATCCCCGAGATCGCGGAGTCGATCGCCGCGCTGGAGAACGTCAGCGAGGTGTTCTCCGTGACCGGCACCTACGACCTGATCGCGATGGTCCGGGTCAAGGAGCACGAGGACCTGGCCGAGGTCATCCCCGGCCGCATCAGCAAGATCCCCGGCGTCGAGGCGACGGACACCCACGTGGCGTTCCGCACCTACTCCCAGCACGACCTGGAGGCGGCGTTCGCGATCGGCCTGGACAACTGA
- a CDS encoding aminotransferase class V-fold PLP-dependent enzyme, whose protein sequence is MSVSTAAADQSVCAPLPVLGADVTVPLVTGGEVAYAALDYAASAPALQRVWDDVAAYAPYYGSVHRGAGYLSQLSTDLFENSRRTVAGFLDCREGDQVVFTRSTTDSLNLLAAALPAGCRVFVFETEHHASLLPWTNAQVTYLDAPRTPDQAVATLERALADRDPYGPALVCVTGASNVTGELWPVRELAAAAHAHGARIVLDAAQLAPHHPVSVRELDVDWVAFSGHKLYAPFGSGVLAGRADWLREAEPYLAGGGASRRVTRRQDGGVDVEWHESAARHEAGSPNVIGAYAIASACRALTEAGFDSLVARERHLIEKVRAGLAEVPEVRVLSLFGDDAPRVGVISFVVDGWNSSHFAAALSAEYGIGVRDGLFCAHPLVRTLLGSDPQTQGECGAPEAAPGEKSLNAIRVSFGAGTPDEHVERFLAAVAELVRDGARWNYRTEDGRCVPDTSA, encoded by the coding sequence ATGTCTGTCTCCACCGCTGCCGCCGACCAGTCCGTTTGCGCCCCTCTGCCCGTTCTGGGGGCAGATGTCACCGTGCCGCTCGTCACCGGCGGAGAGGTCGCCTATGCCGCGCTCGACTACGCCGCCAGCGCGCCGGCGCTCCAGCGGGTCTGGGACGACGTCGCCGCGTACGCGCCGTACTACGGCAGCGTGCACCGCGGCGCCGGCTACCTCTCCCAGCTCTCCACGGACCTCTTCGAGAACTCCCGGAGGACCGTCGCCGGCTTCCTCGACTGCCGCGAGGGCGACCAGGTGGTCTTCACCCGGTCCACCACCGACTCCCTCAACCTGCTCGCCGCCGCGCTGCCGGCCGGCTGCCGGGTCTTCGTCTTCGAGACCGAGCACCACGCCTCCCTGCTGCCGTGGACGAACGCCCAGGTCACCTACCTGGACGCGCCGCGCACCCCGGACCAGGCGGTGGCCACCCTGGAGCGGGCCCTCGCCGACCGCGACCCCTACGGCCCGGCCCTGGTCTGCGTCACCGGCGCCTCCAACGTCACCGGCGAGCTGTGGCCCGTACGGGAACTGGCCGCCGCGGCGCACGCGCACGGTGCGCGGATCGTGCTGGACGCCGCCCAGCTCGCCCCCCACCACCCGGTCTCCGTGCGGGAGCTGGACGTCGACTGGGTCGCCTTCTCCGGGCACAAGCTGTACGCCCCGTTCGGCTCCGGTGTCCTCGCCGGCCGCGCCGACTGGCTGCGCGAGGCCGAGCCGTACCTCGCGGGCGGCGGCGCCAGCCGCCGGGTGACCCGGCGCCAGGACGGCGGCGTCGACGTGGAGTGGCACGAGAGCGCCGCCCGGCACGAGGCCGGCTCGCCGAACGTCATCGGGGCCTACGCCATCGCCTCCGCGTGCAGGGCGCTGACGGAGGCCGGCTTCGACAGCCTGGTCGCCCGCGAGCGCCACCTGATCGAGAAGGTGCGGGCCGGGCTCGCCGAGGTCCCCGAGGTGCGGGTGCTGTCCCTCTTCGGCGACGACGCCCCGCGCGTCGGCGTGATCTCGTTCGTCGTCGACGGCTGGAACAGCTCCCACTTCGCCGCCGCGCTCTCCGCCGAGTACGGCATCGGCGTGCGCGACGGCCTGTTCTGTGCCCACCCGCTGGTGCGCACCCTGCTGGGCAGCGACCCGCAGACGCAGGGCGAGTGCGGCGCGCCCGAGGCCGCGCCCGGCGAGAAGTCCCTCAACGCCATCCGGGTCAGTTTCGGCGCGGGCACCCCGGACGAGCACGTGGAGCGGTTCCTGGCCGCCGTGGCGGAGCTGGTGCGGGACGGCGCGCGCTGGAACTACCGCACCGAGGACGGGCGTTGCGTGCCGGACACCTCCGCCTGA
- the trpD gene encoding anthranilate phosphoribosyltransferase, producing MSAVTPAGGDTAAGRSWPAMLNGLLEGRDQSAEDTAWAMDRIMRGEATDAQIAGFAVALRAKGETVEEITGLVRTMYAHANVIEVPGATVDIVGTGGDGARTVNISTMSSIVVAGTGAKVVKHGNRAASSASGASDVLEKLGVNLELSPRRVAEVADEAGITFCFAVKFHPALRHVAAARGQLGIRTTFNFLGPLTNPARVKAQAVGVADARMAPIVAGVFAERGNSSLVFRGDDGLDELTTTATSRVWIVRDGKVTEEVFDPRDVGIELVPVEALRGADAAHNAEVARRLLDGEPGPVRDAVLLNSAAALVALHPTDAPLAEQIRAGMAKAAEAVDSGAAKRTLERWVAASNA from the coding sequence ATGAGCGCTGTGACCCCCGCTGGAGGCGACACCGCGGCGGGCCGTTCCTGGCCCGCGATGCTGAACGGCCTGCTGGAGGGCCGGGACCAGAGCGCCGAGGACACCGCCTGGGCGATGGACCGGATCATGCGCGGCGAGGCGACCGACGCGCAGATCGCCGGGTTCGCGGTGGCGCTGCGGGCCAAGGGCGAGACGGTCGAGGAGATCACCGGCCTGGTCCGCACGATGTACGCCCACGCCAATGTGATCGAGGTGCCGGGCGCCACCGTGGACATCGTCGGCACCGGCGGCGACGGGGCCAGGACGGTGAACATCTCCACGATGTCCTCCATCGTCGTGGCCGGCACCGGCGCCAAGGTGGTCAAGCACGGCAACCGGGCCGCGTCCTCGGCGTCCGGCGCCTCGGACGTGCTGGAGAAGCTGGGCGTCAACCTGGAGCTGTCGCCGCGGCGGGTGGCCGAGGTCGCCGACGAGGCGGGCATCACCTTCTGCTTCGCGGTGAAGTTCCACCCGGCGCTGCGCCATGTGGCGGCGGCCCGCGGTCAGCTCGGCATCCGGACGACCTTCAACTTCCTCGGCCCGCTGACCAACCCGGCCCGGGTGAAGGCACAGGCGGTGGGCGTGGCGGACGCGCGGATGGCGCCGATCGTCGCGGGCGTGTTCGCCGAACGCGGCAACTCCTCGCTGGTGTTCCGCGGTGACGACGGTCTCGACGAGCTGACCACCACCGCCACCTCCCGGGTGTGGATCGTGCGGGACGGCAAGGTCACCGAGGAGGTCTTCGACCCGCGCGACGTCGGCATCGAGCTGGTGCCGGTGGAGGCGCTGCGCGGCGCGGACGCCGCCCACAACGCCGAGGTGGCCCGCCGGCTGCTGGACGGCGAGCCGGGTCCCGTGCGCGACGCGGTGCTGCTCAACTCGGCGGCGGCGCTGGTGGCCCTGCACCCGACCGACGCCCCGCTGGCCGAACAGATCCGCGCGGGGATGGCGAAGGCCGCCGAGGCCGTCGACTCGGGCGCGGCCAAGCGGACGCTGGAGCGCTGGGTGGCGGCGAGCAACGCGTAA
- a CDS encoding cytochrome b yields the protein MSTNDSTQSRARGKAPAGERVADWADGRLGIYSLAKANMRKIFPDHWSFMLGEVCLYSFLIIILTGVYLTLFFHPSMNEVEYHGSYIPMQGQLMSEAYKSTLDISFDVRGGLLIRQIHHWAAIVFLAGMFVHMMRVFFTGAFRKPREINWLFGFLLFVLGMFTGFTGYSLPDDLLSGTGVRFTQGAILSVPIVGTYISMFLFGGEFPGDDFVARFYSIHILLLPGIMLGLVVAHLILVFYHKHTQFAGPGKNNKNVVGMPLLPVYMAKAGGFFFLVFGVIALLAGIATVNPIWVLGPYRPDMVSTGAQPDWYMGFAEGLVRAMPGWEINFWGHTLVLGVFVPLVLFGVFLAAIAVYPFIESWITGDKREHHILDRPRNAPTRTALGVAWITAYMIMLIGGGNDIVATHFHLSINAVTWFVRIGFFVGPVIAFVVTKRICLGLQRRDKDKVLHGRETGTIKRLPHGEYVEVHEPLSQASLHSLTAHEQYAPAEIGPTVDENGVERKVKGSEKLRAKLSKAYFGEDAQVPKPTVEEYKEITSGHGHH from the coding sequence ATGAGCACCAACGACAGCACACAGTCCCGCGCCCGCGGGAAGGCGCCGGCCGGCGAGCGCGTCGCCGACTGGGCCGACGGCCGGCTGGGGATCTACTCCCTGGCCAAGGCCAACATGCGGAAGATCTTCCCGGACCACTGGTCCTTCATGCTGGGCGAGGTCTGCCTCTACAGCTTCCTCATCATCATCCTCACGGGTGTGTACCTGACGCTGTTCTTCCACCCCTCGATGAACGAGGTGGAGTACCACGGCAGCTACATCCCGATGCAGGGCCAGCTGATGAGCGAGGCCTACAAGTCGACGCTGGACATCAGCTTCGACGTCCGCGGCGGTCTGCTGATCCGGCAGATCCACCACTGGGCGGCCATCGTCTTCCTCGCCGGCATGTTCGTGCACATGATGCGCGTGTTCTTCACCGGCGCGTTCCGCAAGCCGCGTGAGATCAACTGGCTGTTCGGCTTCCTGCTGTTCGTCCTCGGCATGTTCACCGGTTTCACCGGCTACTCGCTCCCGGACGACCTGCTCTCCGGCACCGGTGTCCGCTTCACGCAGGGCGCGATCCTGTCCGTGCCGATCGTCGGCACGTACATCTCGATGTTCCTGTTCGGCGGGGAGTTCCCCGGCGACGACTTCGTCGCCCGGTTCTACTCGATCCACATCCTGCTGCTGCCGGGCATCATGCTCGGCCTCGTGGTGGCCCACCTGATCCTGGTCTTCTACCACAAGCACACGCAGTTCGCGGGTCCCGGCAAGAACAACAAGAACGTCGTCGGCATGCCGCTGCTGCCGGTCTACATGGCCAAGGCCGGAGGCTTCTTCTTCCTGGTCTTCGGTGTCATCGCGCTCCTCGCCGGCATCGCCACCGTGAACCCGATCTGGGTCCTCGGCCCGTACCGCCCGGACATGGTGTCCACCGGCGCCCAGCCCGACTGGTACATGGGCTTCGCCGAGGGCCTGGTCCGTGCCATGCCCGGCTGGGAGATCAACTTCTGGGGTCACACGCTGGTCCTCGGCGTGTTCGTCCCGCTGGTGCTCTTCGGCGTGTTCCTCGCGGCGATCGCCGTGTACCCGTTCATCGAGTCGTGGATCACCGGGGACAAGCGCGAGCACCACATCCTGGACCGCCCGCGCAACGCCCCGACGCGCACCGCGCTGGGTGTCGCCTGGATCACCGCCTACATGATCATGCTGATCGGCGGTGGCAACGACATCGTGGCCACGCACTTCCACCTCTCGATCAACGCGGTCACCTGGTTCGTCCGGATCGGCTTCTTCGTGGGCCCGGTCATCGCGTTCGTCGTCACCAAGCGGATCTGCCTCGGCCTCCAGCGCCGCGACAAGGACAAGGTGCTGCACGGTCGCGAGACCGGCACCATCAAGCGCCTGCCGCACGGTGAGTACGTCGAGGTGCACGAGCCGCTCAGCCAGGCGTCGCTGCACAGCCTCACGGCGCACGAGCAGTACGCGCCGGCCGAGATCGGCCCGACGGTCGACGAGAACGGTGTCGAGCGGAAGGTCAAGGGCTCCGAGAAGCTGCGCGCCAAGCTCAGCAAGGCGTACTTCGGCGAGGACGCCCAGGTCCCGAAGCCGACCGTCGAGGAGTACAAGGAGATCACGAGCGGCCACGGCCACCACTGA
- a CDS encoding ubiquinol-cytochrome c reductase iron-sulfur subunit codes for MSSQDIPEENLPAAQDTGHGALDVADEKNPFADPGVPPHEPRIQDIDERAAKRSERAVALLFTVSMLATIGFIAAFVTIPVHKTVYIFPLGHIGALNFALGVTLGVALFCIGAGAVHWGRTLMSDHELVQERHPIEAPADVRAQVFEDFRQGAKESQLGRRKLIRNTMFGAMAMVPLSGVVLLRDLGPLPEDKLRHTLWRKGKLIVNMNTNEPLRPSDVAVGSLTFAKPEGLEEHDHGFQNEIAKAALMLVRIEPEDIKDKRELEWSHEGIVAYSKICTHVGCPISLYEQQTHHVLCPCHQSTFDLADGARVIFGPAGHPLPQLRIGVNDEGYLEALGDFEEPVGPAFWERG; via the coding sequence ATGAGTAGCCAAGACATTCCCGAAGAGAACCTGCCCGCAGCGCAGGACACCGGCCACGGCGCACTGGACGTCGCGGACGAGAAGAACCCGTTCGCCGACCCGGGCGTGCCCCCGCACGAGCCCCGGATCCAGGACATCGACGAGCGGGCCGCCAAGCGGTCCGAGCGCGCGGTCGCCCTGCTGTTCACGGTGTCGATGCTGGCCACCATCGGCTTCATCGCCGCGTTCGTGACCATCCCGGTCCACAAGACGGTCTACATCTTCCCGCTCGGCCACATCGGCGCGTTGAACTTCGCGCTCGGCGTGACCCTCGGCGTGGCCCTGTTCTGCATCGGCGCGGGCGCGGTCCACTGGGGCCGCACCCTGATGTCCGACCACGAGCTGGTCCAGGAGCGGCACCCGATCGAGGCCCCGGCCGACGTCCGTGCCCAGGTCTTCGAGGACTTCCGCCAGGGTGCCAAGGAGTCCCAGCTCGGCCGGCGCAAGCTGATCCGCAACACCATGTTCGGCGCGATGGCCATGGTGCCGCTCTCCGGCGTCGTCCTGCTGCGCGACCTCGGTCCGCTGCCCGAGGACAAGCTGCGCCACACCCTGTGGCGCAAGGGCAAGCTGATCGTCAACATGAACACCAACGAGCCGCTGCGGCCGTCGGACGTCGCCGTCGGCTCGCTGACCTTCGCCAAGCCCGAGGGCCTGGAGGAGCACGACCACGGCTTCCAGAACGAGATCGCCAAGGCCGCCCTGATGCTCGTCCGGATCGAACCGGAGGACATCAAGGACAAGCGCGAACTCGAGTGGTCGCACGAGGGCATCGTGGCGTACTCGAAGATCTGCACCCACGTCGGCTGCCCGATCTCCCTGTACGAGCAGCAGACGCACCACGTGCTGTGCCCCTGCCACCAGTCCACCTTCGACCTCGCCGACGGTGCCCGGGTCATCTTCGGTCCCGCCGGTCACCCGCTGCCGCAGCTGCGCATCGGGGTGAACGACGAGGGCTACCTCGAAGCGCTCGGCGACTTCGAAGAGCCCGTCGGTCCTGCATTCTGGGAGCGCGGATGA
- a CDS encoding c-type cytochrome — protein sequence MKKLSARRRHPLAAVVVLLLALAATGGLYAAFAPAGKAQADETAQSLAIDEGKKLYAVGCASCHGTGGQGTSDGPSLVGVGAAAVDFQVATGRMPAATSQGAQVPRKKNIYTQAQIDQLAAYIASLGAGPSVPTEEQYGPEGADIAKGGELFRNNCAQCHNFTGKGGALTKGKYAPTLEGVNPKHIYEAMQTGPQNMPSFPDTTLSEQNKKDIIAYLNAVNSDDTDSYGGLELGGIGPVAEGLFGWIFGLGTLVAIAVWVAARTAKAKKS from the coding sequence GTGAAAAAGCTCTCCGCACGACGACGCCATCCGCTGGCGGCGGTCGTCGTCCTACTCCTCGCGCTGGCGGCTACCGGGGGGCTGTACGCCGCGTTCGCACCCGCGGGCAAGGCGCAGGCCGATGAAACCGCCCAGTCCCTCGCCATCGACGAGGGCAAGAAGCTCTACGCCGTCGGCTGCGCCAGCTGCCACGGCACCGGCGGTCAGGGCACCTCCGACGGACCGAGCCTGGTGGGCGTCGGCGCGGCGGCCGTCGACTTCCAGGTCGCCACCGGCCGTATGCCGGCCGCGACCTCCCAGGGCGCGCAGGTGCCGCGGAAGAAGAACATCTACACGCAGGCCCAGATCGACCAGCTCGCGGCGTACATCGCCTCGCTGGGCGCGGGCCCGTCCGTCCCGACCGAGGAGCAGTACGGTCCGGAGGGCGCGGACATCGCCAAGGGCGGCGAGCTGTTCCGCAACAACTGTGCGCAGTGCCACAACTTCACCGGCAAGGGCGGTGCCCTCACCAAGGGCAAGTACGCGCCGACCCTCGAGGGCGTGAACCCGAAGCACATCTACGAGGCCATGCAGACCGGCCCGCAGAACATGCCCTCCTTCCCCGACACGACGCTGTCGGAGCAGAACAAGAAGGACATCATCGCGTACCTGAACGCGGTCAACAGCGACGACACGGACAGCTACGGCGGTCTGGAGCTGGGCGGCATCGGTCCGGTGGCCGAGGGCCTCTTCGGCTGGATCTTCGGCCTCGGCACCCTGGTCGCCATCGCCGTGTGGGTCGCCGCCCGGACCGCAAAGGCCAAGAAGTCATGA
- a CDS encoding heme-copper oxidase subunit III, producing the protein MSVVATATTVDTGHAHPSVNRPNLVSVGTIIWLSSELMFFAALFAMYFTLRSVTGPEFWSEKASALNFPFSATNTTILVLSSLTCQLGVFAAERGDVKKLRMWFIVTFIMGAIFIGGQVYEYTELVKHEGLSLSSDPYGSVFYLTTGFHGLHVTGGLIAFLLVLGRTYAARRFTHEQATAAIVVSYYWHFVDVVWIGLFATIYMIK; encoded by the coding sequence ATGTCGGTCGTGGCGACAGCAACGACAGTAGATACCGGGCACGCGCACCCGTCGGTCAACCGGCCGAACCTCGTCAGCGTCGGAACGATCATCTGGCTGAGTTCCGAGCTGATGTTCTTCGCGGCCCTCTTCGCGATGTACTTCACCCTGCGATCGGTGACAGGACCCGAGTTCTGGAGTGAGAAGGCGTCCGCCTTGAACTTCCCGTTCTCGGCGACGAACACCACGATCCTGGTGCTCTCCTCCCTCACCTGCCAGCTCGGCGTGTTCGCCGCCGAGCGCGGTGACGTGAAGAAGCTCCGGATGTGGTTCATCGTCACCTTCATCATGGGTGCGATCTTCATCGGCGGCCAGGTGTACGAGTACACCGAGCTGGTCAAGCACGAGGGCCTCTCGCTCTCGTCCGACCCCTACGGCTCGGTCTTCTACCTGACCACCGGCTTCCACGGCCTGCACGTGACGGGCGGTCTCATCGCCTTCCTGCTGGTCCTGGGCCGCACCTACGCGGCCCGGAGGTTCACTCACGAGCAGGCCACCGCCGCCATCGTCGTGTCCTACTACTGGCACTTCGTCGATGTCGTCTGGATCGGCCTCTTCGCCACGATCTACATGATCAAGTAG
- a CDS encoding response regulator transcription factor has product MQPTATVLVYSDDSNTREQVRLAAGRRPAPDVPLVEFVECATPAAVVKQLDEGGIDVCVLDGEAVPMGGMGLCRQIKDEVFQCPPVLLLIGRPQDAWLATWSRAEAAVTLPVDPVEFASALASLLRQRKLQSA; this is encoded by the coding sequence ATGCAGCCGACCGCCACGGTGCTGGTCTACAGCGACGACTCCAACACCCGGGAGCAGGTGCGGCTCGCGGCCGGGCGCCGGCCGGCTCCCGACGTCCCCCTGGTGGAGTTCGTGGAGTGCGCGACCCCCGCTGCCGTCGTCAAGCAGCTGGACGAGGGCGGCATCGACGTCTGCGTGCTGGACGGGGAGGCCGTGCCCATGGGCGGCATGGGCCTGTGCCGGCAGATCAAGGACGAGGTGTTCCAGTGCCCGCCGGTGCTGCTGCTGATCGGCCGGCCGCAGGACGCGTGGCTCGCCACCTGGAGCCGGGCCGAGGCGGCGGTGACGCTGCCGGTGGACCCGGTGGAGTTCGCGTCCGCGCTGGCGTCCCTGCTGCGGCAGCGCAAGCTCCAGAGCGCCTAG